TTGAACGCCTTTTCTCTGGCTTTGGCTTTGGCAATTTCGAGGTCGATTTGCAATTGTTCTTCAGCGGCTTGCAGTTTGATTTTTTCTCTGAGCAAGGACCGTTCTGCCATTAATTCGGCGACTTTGGCTTTTTCTTTCATACGAGCCGACTGCAAAGAGCGTGACGACCGTGACGAACGTGATGAGCATGACTTAGCTGACCGCTTATCCGATAATCTCATTAAATGATCGCTTATTTTTGCTTCACACTCGAGAATCCAATTAGTAACTTCCTTGCGGTGTTCAAAAATGTCACTTTCCTTGTCATTAAAATAGCGAGAGGCGATTTCCGTTTCTTCCGAGGTGGCTAATTGATCATGATAAGATTTGTGGGTGTCATGAAACTGTTGACATAAACTGTCAAACTGATTGAGTTCAGCTTTGACAACATCCAAGTTTCTCTGGTCGGTCTTTAACTTGTTGATGTCGGTTCGTTTGCGGGAAACCGCCGTTAATGCGTTTGTTCGTTGTTGTTTCAGCCGGcgaattttttcttcttctcctttttcCATTAATTTTCGGATCCTTCGAGGTTCTTCATTTAAATCGGTATCGAGGTGTTTGgcgttttcattttccttttcgCTTTTGAGAGTTTCCAAATTTTCTTCCTCGATATCTTCCAGAATGTGATGGGTGAACTCCGTTCTGTCATCACTTTCTCTGAACGTGACGTCGACACTTTCGCTCAGTGTTCCTTTGTCTGACCACGTGGCCTCATTTGTTGCCATTTAATTTGGACGTTTTCGATGTTCATTCAGGCGAGTAAAGCGTTTGAACGTTGCGTTAAATGCCACGTGCTGAATCCACAAATCAATTCAAAGAATTTTCGAAACGAATGAGAGCGCAGAACGTTACTCACAGGACGATCGTTTAATCCCACGTTAGAACAGAAAATTCTTGACGCGCTTTAGGAACTTTCTCTACAATGATGATGCTCACGACGAGAAAGATGTAAACAAAGTTTATTGAAGCGAAGCGATGATTAGGCAGCGTAGACGAAGAAAACGACGTATAAAGCGGTTGCGAAAACTACAGTTAGATTAACTAGAAAACTATCTTAAGATTACGAAAACAAACTTTGGATCTCATTAATACGATGCAAAGAAACTTAATAGAATGTAACATGCACAAAGTGAGAGGTCTTACTTCTGTGTCCGTGTTAGGGATTTC
The nucleotide sequence above comes from Acropora muricata isolate sample 2 chromosome 12, ASM3666990v1, whole genome shotgun sequence. Encoded proteins:
- the LOC136892719 gene encoding uncharacterized protein, producing the protein MATNEATWSDKGTLSESVDVTFRESDDRTEFTHHILEDIEEENLETLKSEKENENAKHLDTDLNEEPRRIRKLMEKGEEEKIRRLKQQRTNALTAVSRKRTDINKLKTDQRNLDVVKAELNQFDSLCQQFHDTHKSYHDQLATSEETEIASRYFNDKESDIFEHRKEVTNWILECEAKISDHLMRLSDKRSAKSCSSRSSRSSRSLQSARMKEKAKVAELMAERSLLREKIKLQAAEEQLQIDLEIAKAKAREKAFKELEKEQKLKLAEVTDESHDSFLALPTPATGRKHKQPSIPGNSPIRSTGVKVKREEREFSPLNPEKSEFYYHAFPAETKKEDVTHLTNTENEMLKEVFKIQHEQIQGMVASQHHLATAIALPEPEVRKFKGDPLEFKTFLMAFDARVQSRVTNSADSI